A single genomic interval of Litoreibacter ponti harbors:
- a CDS encoding GcvT family protein gives MTLPSSARVVIIGGGVIGCSVAYHLAKQGWTDIVLLERKQLTSGTTWHAAGLIAQLRATKNMTKLAKYSQELYGDLEAETGVATGFKRCGSITVALTDERLEEISRQAAMARSFGVEAEPISPSEVKARYEHLNIEGVTGGVYLPLDGQGDPANIAHALAKGARQNGALVKEGVLVTAIQKEDRRVIGVSWKDKTGETGQIACEHVVNCGGMWGHGIGRMAGVNVPLHSCEHFYIVTEAIPGLTQMPVLRVPDECAYYKEDAGKMLLGAFEPVSKPWTLDIPKEFEFDQLPEDFDHFEPILENAVTRMPMLAEAGIHTFFNGPESFTPDDAYHLGLAPELDNFWVAAGFNSIGIQSAGGAGQALAQWMDAGEKPFDLGDVDISRMQPFQGNRTYLFERSKETLGLLYADHFPYLQKKTARGVRRTPFHKHLLDRGAVMGELAGWERANWFARADQEPAYEYSWQRQNFFDNVREEHMAVRQNVGMYDMSSFGKIRVQGRAAEAFLNFVGGGDYSVPVGKIVYTQFLNARAGIEADVTVTRLGEFDYLVVTPAATRLADQTWMERIARARDFDVVITDMTAAEGVLAVMGPRSRELLQAVSPNDFSNETNPFGTAQEIEIGMGLARAHRVTYVGELGWEIYVSADMAGHVFETLAEAGEQFGMRLCGMHMMDTCRVEKGFRHFGHDITAEDHVMEAGLGFAVKKDKPDYMGRDAIRAKQDEGLQMRLLQFKLTDPEPLLYHAEPILRDGEIVSYLTSGAYGHFEGAAMGMGYVPCQGETLADVLASSYEIDVAGTRVKAEVSSKPFYDPTSERVKV, from the coding sequence ATGACCCTCCCCTCTTCTGCCCGTGTGGTCATTATCGGCGGCGGCGTCATCGGCTGTTCGGTCGCCTACCATCTGGCCAAGCAGGGCTGGACGGACATCGTCCTGCTGGAGCGTAAGCAGCTGACGAGCGGCACCACATGGCACGCCGCGGGCTTGATCGCGCAACTACGCGCGACAAAAAACATGACGAAGCTCGCCAAGTACAGCCAAGAGCTTTACGGCGATCTCGAGGCCGAGACGGGCGTTGCCACCGGCTTCAAACGCTGCGGCTCGATCACTGTGGCCCTGACTGATGAGCGCCTCGAAGAGATCAGCCGCCAGGCCGCCATGGCGCGCAGTTTCGGGGTGGAAGCGGAGCCGATCTCGCCCTCTGAGGTGAAGGCGAGATACGAGCATCTGAATATCGAAGGCGTTACCGGCGGCGTCTACCTGCCGCTCGACGGGCAGGGTGATCCGGCCAATATCGCGCATGCGCTGGCCAAGGGCGCGCGTCAGAACGGGGCGCTGGTCAAAGAAGGTGTACTGGTCACGGCCATCCAGAAGGAAGACCGCCGCGTTATCGGGGTCAGCTGGAAAGACAAGACCGGCGAGACGGGCCAGATCGCCTGCGAGCATGTCGTCAACTGCGGCGGCATGTGGGGGCACGGCATCGGCCGCATGGCAGGCGTGAACGTGCCTTTGCACAGCTGCGAGCATTTCTACATCGTGACCGAGGCGATCCCCGGCCTGACCCAGATGCCGGTGCTGCGGGTGCCGGATGAATGCGCCTACTACAAGGAAGACGCGGGCAAGATGCTGCTGGGCGCGTTCGAGCCGGTCTCGAAGCCCTGGACCCTCGACATCCCAAAGGAGTTCGAGTTTGATCAGCTGCCTGAGGATTTCGACCATTTCGAGCCGATCCTTGAGAATGCGGTCACCCGGATGCCGATGCTGGCTGAGGCGGGCATTCACACCTTCTTCAACGGTCCGGAAAGCTTCACGCCGGACGATGCGTACCATCTGGGTCTTGCGCCTGAGCTGGACAATTTCTGGGTTGCCGCGGGCTTTAACTCTATAGGCATCCAGTCTGCGGGCGGTGCGGGCCAAGCGCTGGCGCAGTGGATGGATGCGGGCGAGAAACCTTTTGATCTGGGCGACGTGGACATCAGCCGGATGCAGCCCTTTCAGGGTAACCGGACCTACCTGTTCGAGCGCTCCAAGGAGACGCTGGGCCTGCTGTACGCGGACCATTTCCCTTATTTGCAGAAGAAAACAGCCCGTGGCGTCCGGCGCACGCCGTTTCACAAGCACCTGCTGGACCGGGGCGCAGTGATGGGCGAACTCGCAGGCTGGGAGCGCGCCAACTGGTTTGCCCGCGCCGATCAGGAACCGGCCTATGAGTACTCGTGGCAGCGTCAGAACTTCTTCGACAACGTGCGTGAGGAGCACATGGCGGTGCGCCAAAACGTGGGCATGTACGACATGTCCTCCTTCGGCAAAATCCGGGTGCAGGGTCGCGCGGCCGAGGCGTTTCTGAACTTTGTGGGCGGCGGCGACTACTCGGTACCCGTGGGCAAGATCGTCTACACCCAGTTCCTGAACGCCAGGGCGGGGATCGAGGCGGATGTGACCGTCACGCGTCTGGGCGAATTCGACTACCTCGTCGTGACCCCCGCCGCCACGCGGTTGGCCGACCAAACCTGGATGGAGCGCATCGCACGGGCGCGGGATTTCGATGTGGTAATCACCGATATGACCGCAGCAGAGGGCGTGCTGGCCGTGATGGGACCTCGGTCGCGGGAGCTGTTGCAGGCGGTCAGCCCGAACGACTTCAGCAACGAGACCAACCCATTCGGCACCGCGCAGGAGATCGAGATCGGCATGGGGCTCGCCCGCGCGCATCGCGTGACCTATGTGGGCGAGCTGGGCTGGGAGATCTATGTCTCCGCCGATATGGCCGGCCATGTCTTCGAGACGCTGGCAGAGGCGGGCGAGCAGTTCGGCATGCGCCTGTGCGGGATGCACATGATGGACACCTGCCGGGTCGAAAAAGGCTTCCGCCACTTCGGCCATGACATCACCGCCGAGGACCATGTGATGGAGGCGGGGCTGGGCTTTGCGGTCAAGAAGGACAAACCTGACTACATGGGCCGCGACGCAATCCGCGCCAAGCAGGACGAGGGGCTGCAGATGCGCCTGTTGCAGTTCAAACTGACCGATCCCGAGCCGCTCTTGTACCACGCCGAGCCGATCCTGCGCGATGGCGAGATCGTCAGCTACCTGACCTCCGGCGCCTACGGCCATTTCGAGGGCGCCGCGATGGGCATGGGCTACGTGCCGTGTCAGGGCGAGACGCTGGCCGATGTGCTGGCCTCGAGCTACGAGATCGACGTGGCCGGGACCCGGGTGAAGGCAGAGGTGTCATCGAAGCCCTTCTATGATCCAACCTCGGAGCGGGTGAAGGTCTGA
- a CDS encoding homocysteine S-methyltransferase family protein, translating into MSLTILDGGMGQELLARSKRAPTGLWSVQFLLDDPDLVREVHRMYFEAGAQIATTNTYSVLPDRLDHHGIGDRLDALGILACTLACEARDAHGSGQVAGSLGPIGFSYQPDKAPPAEQAAEAYAPLALRHADYVDFHLLETMSSVEQARGGVMGASVTGKPIWLAVSVDDTDGSKLRSGEPVADILPLVAEFGVAAILVNCSAPEAVSQAVELLQGTTPVGAYANGFVAIANNFSEIGATVDLLEVREDLDPPAYLDFAKRWAASGASIIGGCCEVGPDHIRALAQHFKG; encoded by the coding sequence ATGAGCCTGACGATATTGGATGGCGGCATGGGGCAGGAACTTCTTGCCCGCTCGAAACGTGCGCCCACCGGGCTGTGGTCGGTGCAATTCCTGCTTGATGACCCTGATCTCGTGCGCGAGGTGCACCGAATGTATTTCGAGGCAGGCGCACAGATCGCCACGACAAACACCTATTCTGTCCTACCGGACCGGCTGGATCACCACGGGATTGGCGACCGGCTTGATGCGCTGGGCATTCTTGCGTGCACATTGGCCTGCGAGGCGCGCGACGCCCATGGGTCGGGGCAGGTGGCAGGCTCGCTTGGGCCCATCGGGTTCTCGTACCAACCCGACAAGGCGCCACCGGCGGAGCAGGCCGCCGAGGCCTATGCTCCGCTTGCGCTGCGCCACGCGGACTATGTCGACTTCCACCTTTTGGAGACGATGTCATCGGTAGAACAGGCACGCGGCGGGGTTATGGGCGCAAGCGTCACCGGCAAGCCGATCTGGCTTGCGGTCTCGGTTGACGACACAGACGGAAGCAAACTGCGCTCCGGCGAGCCTGTGGCCGACATCCTGCCGCTTGTGGCCGAGTTCGGCGTGGCCGCCATCTTGGTCAACTGCTCTGCGCCCGAGGCGGTCAGCCAAGCTGTTGAGCTTTTGCAAGGCACAACGCCCGTCGGGGCCTACGCCAACGGGTTTGTCGCTATCGCAAACAACTTCTCCGAGATCGGCGCGACGGTTGACCTATTGGAGGTGCGCGAGGACCTCGACCCGCCTGCCTATCTCGACTTTGCCAAGCGATGGGCCGCCTCGGGCGCGTCGATTATCGGCGGCTGCTGCGAGGTGGGCCCCGATCACATTCGCGCACTGGCGCAGCACTTCAAAGGATAG
- a CDS encoding GcvT family protein encodes MSDFPTTARVVIIGGGVVGTSTLFHLARAGWTDCVLLEKNELTAGSTWHAAGNCPNFAPNWAVMNMQRFGLEMYRTLADDVGYPMNYHVTGSIRLAHGKERMQEFAKISSQARYQGLTMDVCTPGELRERHPFMETHDLEGGLWDPLDGDIDPAQLTQALAKGARDAGGRIERFCSVTGIDRDGDEWIVKTEKGDVRCEKVVNCAGYYAQRVGEMFKPFGGRTVPMVVMSHQYFLTGQLPELEAWTTEKGHKVPLLRDPDISYYLRQDKNGLNLGPYERNCKAHWVTPDDPMPEDFSFQLYPDDLERLEFYIEDAMARVPLLGEGGVERNINGPIPYAPDGLPMVGPMPGVKNAFEGHSFTFGIAQGGGAGKVLSEWIMHGETEMDMWSVDPRRYTDYADHDYCLSKALETYGHEYAMHFPHHEWPAGRDKKLSPNHETLLASGAQMGAYNGWERANWFAKDGDDTSEEATQTWGRKGPWEQRIKEEVEAVRDHAGVLDMPGFSRYTLTGAGAAEWLRGQIAGALPKVGRMNLGYFTDSRGRVVTEVTIIRWGEDDFWIMTAAVAQWHDFEFLKSRLPEDGSLALIDITKEWSAHILTGPKSREMLAGISEGADLERGWLSMQDATVAGKPAKLFRISFAGELGWEVHTAFDDSPAVYDAIRAAGAVPFGMYALNSMRIEKGYRTWKGDLSTDYTLLEAGLDRFLRLGKEQDFPGKAALANEMQQGPKKGFVTLVVEANGADAPYMSPVWHGDEIVGETTSGDWGYRVGKSIALGVVKSEAAKPGTELHVEIYGTKCPAVVQEDAPLWDPENERIRA; translated from the coding sequence ATGTCTGATTTTCCAACGACGGCCCGTGTCGTCATCATCGGCGGCGGCGTCGTGGGCACATCGACGCTGTTTCATCTGGCGCGCGCGGGGTGGACAGACTGCGTGCTGCTTGAAAAGAACGAGCTGACGGCGGGCTCGACCTGGCATGCGGCGGGCAACTGCCCGAACTTCGCGCCCAACTGGGCTGTGATGAACATGCAACGCTTCGGGCTGGAGATGTACCGCACCCTGGCTGACGACGTGGGCTACCCGATGAACTACCATGTCACCGGCTCTATCCGTCTGGCGCACGGCAAGGAGCGGATGCAGGAGTTCGCGAAGATATCTTCTCAGGCGCGCTACCAAGGCCTGACCATGGATGTCTGCACCCCCGGGGAGCTGCGCGAGCGCCATCCGTTCATGGAGACCCACGATCTGGAGGGCGGCCTTTGGGACCCGCTGGACGGCGATATCGACCCGGCCCAGCTGACCCAGGCGTTGGCCAAGGGCGCACGGGATGCGGGCGGGCGGATCGAGCGCTTCTGCTCGGTGACCGGGATTGACCGCGACGGCGACGAGTGGATCGTGAAGACCGAAAAGGGTGATGTCCGCTGCGAGAAGGTCGTCAACTGCGCGGGCTACTACGCGCAGCGTGTGGGCGAGATGTTCAAGCCCTTTGGCGGACGCACGGTGCCCATGGTGGTCATGTCCCACCAGTATTTCCTGACCGGCCAGCTGCCCGAGCTGGAGGCCTGGACGACGGAGAAGGGCCACAAGGTGCCCCTGTTGCGCGACCCGGACATCAGCTACTACCTGCGGCAGGACAAGAACGGACTGAACCTTGGCCCCTATGAGCGCAACTGCAAGGCGCACTGGGTCACTCCGGACGATCCGATGCCGGAGGATTTCTCGTTCCAGCTGTATCCTGACGATCTGGAGCGGCTCGAGTTCTATATCGAGGACGCGATGGCGCGGGTGCCGCTGCTGGGCGAAGGCGGGGTGGAGCGCAACATCAACGGGCCAATCCCCTATGCGCCGGATGGGCTGCCGATGGTCGGCCCGATGCCCGGCGTGAAGAACGCTTTCGAGGGCCATAGCTTCACCTTCGGCATCGCCCAGGGCGGCGGCGCGGGCAAAGTGCTGTCGGAATGGATCATGCATGGCGAGACGGAAATGGACATGTGGTCGGTCGACCCGCGCCGCTACACGGATTACGCCGATCACGACTATTGCCTGTCGAAGGCGCTGGAGACCTATGGCCACGAATATGCCATGCACTTCCCGCATCACGAATGGCCCGCCGGGCGCGACAAGAAGCTGTCGCCGAATCATGAAACGCTGCTCGCCTCCGGCGCGCAGATGGGCGCCTACAATGGTTGGGAGCGCGCCAATTGGTTCGCCAAGGACGGCGACGACACGTCCGAGGAGGCGACCCAGACCTGGGGGCGCAAGGGACCGTGGGAGCAGCGGATCAAGGAGGAGGTCGAGGCGGTGCGCGATCACGCGGGCGTTCTCGATATGCCCGGCTTCTCGCGCTACACGCTGACAGGGGCGGGCGCCGCCGAGTGGCTGCGCGGCCAGATTGCGGGCGCGCTTCCCAAGGTGGGCCGCATGAACCTAGGCTACTTCACCGACTCGCGGGGCCGTGTCGTGACCGAGGTCACGATCATTCGCTGGGGCGAGGATGATTTCTGGATTATGACCGCTGCCGTGGCACAGTGGCATGACTTCGAGTTCCTGAAATCCCGCCTGCCGGAAGATGGATCGCTGGCGCTCATCGATATCACCAAAGAGTGGTCCGCTCACATCCTGACGGGCCCGAAATCGCGCGAGATGTTGGCAGGCATCTCCGAAGGTGCCGATCTGGAACGCGGCTGGCTGTCCATGCAGGACGCCACAGTTGCGGGCAAGCCCGCCAAGCTGTTCCGCATCTCCTTTGCGGGCGAGCTGGGCTGGGAGGTGCACACCGCGTTCGACGACAGCCCCGCGGTCTATGACGCGATCCGCGCTGCGGGGGCTGTACCGTTCGGGATGTATGCGCTGAATTCGATGCGCATCGAGAAAGGCTACCGGACGTGGAAGGGCGATCTGTCTACAGATTACACTCTGTTGGAGGCCGGTCTCGACCGTTTCCTGCGTCTGGGCAAGGAGCAGGATTTCCCGGGCAAGGCCGCGCTGGCCAATGAGATGCAGCAGGGGCCGAAGAAAGGCTTCGTGACGCTGGTGGTCGAGGCGAACGGGGCCGACGCGCCCTACATGTCGCCGGTGTGGCATGGCGACGAGATCGTGGGTGAGACGACGTCGGGTGATTGGGGCTACCGGGTGGGTAAGTCCATTGCGCTTGGTGTCGTCAAATCGGAGGCCGCCAAGCCGGGCACCGAACTGCATGTCGAGATCTACGGCACGAAATGCCCCGCGGTGGTGCAGGAGGATGCGCCGCTATGGGATCCCGAAAATGAAAGGATCCGCGCCTGA
- a CDS encoding LysE family translocator: protein MSWEGWVIFALFWVVFVTTPGPNAVNCIQNGMTLGFRKALWGVLAILTQATLFMLLSAAGVTAMLASVPEAFFYGKLIGAAVLIWLGMRGWLNAARPIKADDRPGGVYLKAFLIATINVKSVAGYFAAFTQFIQPDIPVWGQMWVIMPTALTITAASYLIYTAIGAGLGRAAIGAVLNVWVRRIMAACFVIYGVLLGSASAPGRPA, encoded by the coding sequence ATGAGTTGGGAAGGATGGGTCATATTCGCGCTATTTTGGGTGGTCTTCGTGACCACACCGGGCCCGAATGCGGTCAATTGCATCCAGAACGGCATGACACTTGGTTTCCGAAAGGCGCTTTGGGGCGTGCTGGCGATCCTGACACAGGCCACGCTGTTCATGTTGCTGTCCGCAGCAGGGGTCACCGCGATGCTGGCCTCCGTGCCGGAGGCGTTTTTCTATGGCAAACTGATTGGTGCCGCGGTGCTGATCTGGCTGGGTATGCGCGGCTGGCTGAACGCGGCAAGGCCGATCAAGGCAGACGACCGCCCGGGCGGCGTCTACCTGAAGGCGTTTCTGATCGCGACGATCAATGTCAAATCTGTCGCGGGCTATTTCGCGGCCTTCACCCAGTTCATCCAGCCCGACATCCCGGTCTGGGGCCAGATGTGGGTGATCATGCCCACGGCCCTGACCATCACGGCGGCCAGCTACCTGATCTACACGGCCATCGGTGCGGGCCTCGGGCGCGCGGCGATAGGCGCTGTGTTGAATGTGTGGGTGCGACGCATTATGGCCGCCTGCTTTGTCATCTACGGCGTGCTGCTCGGCAGCGCGTCCGCCCCCGGACGGCCCGCGTGA
- a CDS encoding helix-turn-helix domain-containing protein has protein sequence MRHTRPETTNTLGADLRALRKARGLTLAALADALNRSVGWISQVERNISEPSITDLRHFARALDVSVSSLFRQEAAEASEQGFIVRAGARRPIGSRAAGLVEELLSPDLTDDFEVVHSTFEPGASLDEPNARPTQEVGYVTSGKLDIEIGGVWHRLTRGDSFRIRGEAYRWRNPYPDPAVVIWVIAPPVY, from the coding sequence GTGCGCCACACCCGACCCGAGACCACGAATACACTTGGTGCGGACCTGCGCGCGCTGCGCAAGGCGCGCGGCCTGACGTTGGCGGCCTTGGCCGACGCGCTCAATCGTTCCGTGGGGTGGATCAGCCAGGTGGAGCGCAACATCTCGGAGCCTTCCATCACCGACCTGCGCCATTTTGCGCGCGCGCTTGATGTGTCGGTCTCGAGCCTGTTCCGCCAGGAGGCCGCCGAGGCGTCTGAGCAGGGCTTCATCGTGCGCGCTGGCGCCCGCCGTCCCATAGGCTCACGCGCCGCGGGGCTGGTGGAGGAGCTTCTGTCCCCTGATCTGACCGATGATTTCGAGGTGGTGCATTCCACTTTCGAGCCCGGCGCGTCGCTGGATGAGCCCAACGCACGGCCCACGCAAGAGGTCGGGTACGTCACTTCGGGCAAGCTCGATATCGAGATCGGCGGCGTTTGGCATCGCCTGACCCGCGGTGACAGCTTTCGCATACGTGGCGAGGCGTATCGTTGGCGCAATCCCTACCCGGACCCGGCGGTCGTGATCTGGGTCATCGCGCCCCCGGTGTATTGA
- a CDS encoding GAF domain-containing protein, with protein MSVDYATLAKTIAALTEGETDAVALMATVACEVHHADARFDWTGFYRVVGPEMLKIGPYQGGHGCLVIPFSRGVCGAAARTGEAQLVPDVDAFPGHIACASSTKSELVLPVWNGEGALLGVFDIDSDQPDAFTQEDADALQAILKGVFANAA; from the coding sequence ATGAGCGTCGATTACGCAACGCTTGCCAAAACCATCGCAGCCCTGACAGAGGGTGAGACGGACGCAGTCGCCTTGATGGCAACGGTCGCGTGCGAAGTGCACCACGCGGACGCCCGGTTTGATTGGACCGGATTTTACCGCGTTGTTGGGCCGGAGATGTTGAAGATCGGCCCTTATCAGGGCGGCCATGGATGCCTCGTGATCCCGTTCTCGCGCGGGGTGTGCGGCGCGGCTGCGCGAACCGGCGAGGCGCAGTTAGTTCCCGATGTCGATGCGTTTCCGGGCCATATCGCTTGCGCCAGCTCAACCAAATCGGAACTGGTGCTGCCGGTGTGGAATGGCGAAGGCGCGCTGCTTGGGGTGTTTGACATCGACAGTGACCAGCCTGATGCGTTTACGCAAGAGGATGCGGATGCGTTGCAAGCGATCTTGAAAGGCGTCTTTGCGAACGCGGCCTAG
- a CDS encoding acetyl-CoA C-acyltransferase, whose protein sequence is MSVLIVGASRTPMAGFQGDFAAVDAPSLGGVAIKAALEQANLKTVDELLMGCVLPAGQGQAPARQAGFAAGLGEEVPATTLNKMCGSGMKAAMMAFDQLSLGHAQTMVAGGMESMTNAPYLLPKMRGGARIGHQNVQDSMFLDGLEDAYDKGRLMGTFAEDCAESFQFTREAQDDYALRSLSNALEAQRTGAFAAEIASVEVRGRTSVTVTEDEQPGKARPEKIPHLKPAFRDGGTVTAANSSSISDGAAALVLASEAAVGEHGLTPRARILGHASHAQAPGLFTTAPVPAAQKLLDRLGWSKEDVDLWEVNEAFAVVPMAFMHEIGLDRDVVNVNGGACALGHPIGASGARIMVTLLNALETRGLKRGVAAICIGGGEGTAIALERV, encoded by the coding sequence ATGTCGGTATTAATCGTCGGCGCCAGCCGCACCCCGATGGCGGGATTTCAGGGCGATTTCGCGGCCGTCGATGCCCCCAGCCTTGGGGGCGTTGCGATCAAGGCGGCGTTGGAGCAAGCAAATCTTAAGACGGTGGATGAGCTTTTGATGGGCTGCGTGTTGCCTGCAGGCCAAGGTCAGGCGCCGGCCCGTCAGGCTGGCTTCGCGGCGGGCTTGGGCGAAGAGGTGCCTGCCACGACGCTCAACAAGATGTGCGGGTCCGGCATGAAGGCGGCGATGATGGCCTTCGACCAGCTCTCGCTGGGTCACGCCCAAACGATGGTCGCAGGCGGGATGGAGAGCATGACAAACGCGCCCTACCTGCTGCCGAAGATGCGCGGCGGGGCGCGGATCGGGCACCAGAATGTGCAGGATTCGATGTTTCTCGACGGGCTGGAAGACGCCTATGACAAAGGCCGCCTGATGGGCACCTTCGCCGAGGATTGTGCCGAATCCTTCCAGTTCACCCGCGAGGCGCAGGATGATTATGCGCTGCGTTCACTGTCGAATGCGCTCGAGGCGCAGCGGACCGGAGCTTTTGCGGCCGAGATCGCGTCCGTCGAAGTACGGGGGCGCACAAGTGTCACCGTCACCGAGGACGAGCAGCCGGGAAAGGCGCGTCCGGAGAAGATTCCGCACCTCAAGCCCGCTTTCCGGGATGGGGGTACAGTGACGGCCGCCAACTCCTCCTCGATCTCCGATGGGGCAGCGGCGTTGGTGCTGGCGTCTGAGGCCGCGGTCGGGGAACATGGCCTGACCCCGCGCGCGCGCATTCTCGGTCACGCAAGCCATGCGCAGGCACCGGGGTTGTTCACCACGGCACCGGTTCCCGCGGCGCAAAAGCTGCTCGACCGGCTCGGATGGTCCAAGGAAGACGTCGACCTGTGGGAGGTGAACGAGGCGTTCGCCGTGGTTCCCATGGCGTTCATGCATGAAATTGGGCTCGACCGGGACGTCGTGAACGTCAACGGCGGTGCCTGCGCGCTTGGCCACCCCATCGGCGCGTCGGGCGCGCGGATTATGGTCACGCTGCTCAATGCGCTGGAGACCCGCGGCCTGAAGCGTGGCGTGGCGGCAATCTGCATCGGCGGTGGCGAGGGCACTGCGATCGCGTTGGAGCGGGTATGA
- a CDS encoding STAS domain-containing protein — MLSARKDGSVLILEVDENRIDAASAIHLKDEFRAAVADHDGRVVMDLRSVNFMDSSGLGAMVAALKLLGGRKLELCTLTPTVDKVFKLTRMDKVFMLHTDMATALSHDGSKGQDAA; from the coding sequence ATGTTGAGTGCGCGGAAAGACGGAAGTGTTCTTATCCTTGAGGTCGACGAAAACCGGATCGATGCAGCCAGTGCGATCCACCTGAAAGATGAATTCCGTGCAGCCGTTGCGGACCATGACGGTCGCGTCGTGATGGACCTGCGCTCGGTCAATTTCATGGACAGTAGCGGGCTCGGCGCGATGGTCGCGGCTCTGAAGCTTCTGGGCGGTCGCAAGCTGGAGCTGTGCACGCTGACGCCCACGGTGGACAAGGTTTTCAAGCTCACCCGGATGGATAAGGTGTTCATGCTGCATACCGATATGGCGACCGCTTTGTCCCATGACGGCTCGAAAGGGCAGGATGCAGCGTGA
- a CDS encoding ATP-binding protein — MSNVARYSFMSSPPRLHFEESINADPFAIRDTIIEIMRCLQTEFPAQSEGIISTEIVLAEVMNNIAEHSYQGTNLGSLSISVLCTDDMISIETRDYGIPMPGLTPPELDQPDLPEEMNDLPEGGFGWFFIRSLSSHMEYRRIGSQNIFCAQIRTRGKNEGDEDPANIAF; from the coding sequence GTGAGCAACGTCGCCCGGTATTCCTTCATGTCGTCTCCGCCGCGGCTCCATTTCGAGGAGTCGATCAACGCGGACCCGTTCGCAATCCGGGACACGATCATCGAGATCATGCGGTGCCTGCAGACTGAGTTTCCCGCCCAGTCTGAAGGTATTATCAGCACTGAGATCGTGCTGGCGGAGGTGATGAACAACATCGCGGAACACAGCTATCAAGGGACAAATCTGGGGTCGCTGTCGATTTCCGTCCTGTGCACGGATGATATGATCTCGATCGAGACGCGCGATTATGGAATTCCAATGCCCGGCCTGACGCCACCAGAGCTGGATCAACCAGATCTGCCGGAGGAAATGAACGATCTGCCGGAGGGGGGATTCGGCTGGTTTTTCATCCGCTCCCTGTCATCGCACATGGAATATCGCCGCATCGGGTCTCAAAACATCTTTTGCGCCCAGATCCGCACGCGTGGAAAGAACGA